Proteins co-encoded in one Conger conger chromosome 4, fConCon1.1, whole genome shotgun sequence genomic window:
- the frrs1b gene encoding putative ferric-chelate reductase 1 isoform X1: MIMMSINVPSLLLALVVTVSFRTVACYSNGKVTDACRSMEPNHGHHSSTKPHTYTITVDKSIFSPGDQVQVTLSASKSGTTYFKGFLIEARDAANLDGGAVGSFTLVNITKSQLLKCGHTQESAVSHTSDSKKRQIQVTWNSPESVPPSIQFLVTVVHKYDVYWVRIPGPVVSQAGVTPGPHNTATTTAPTVLPRPFSSEGCGTRKSCLRDPVGCDPELEPICFFLSFTTVGQSTLFELSGTADGYISFALSLDKWMGNDDMYLCVRDGNRVDIDAANVVGRTHPVLASQSFLTDTAWRLSDGVIQCSFRRDVHIPQDLTRFSLNESYYLFLANGRAENGMIHRHGRQPLISTFQTVITGAPQNLSGSRSPLLMKFHGAFMLIAWMTTVNTGIIIARYFKDVWPDRALCGLGGWFQVHRALMVLTVLLTSVAFTLPFIYRGGWSHSAGAHPYLGCTVMALAGIQPVMAAFRPPPGSARRYIFNWMHYCAGTIAQIIAVVAIFLGIHQQALHLPGPWSTGILAGFVVWGVVAELILEFHSRCSFKCERSDSEDKEILLESTQLTSSEGSVFKKVVLAVFLCGNASLLSGLLYSISSV, encoded by the exons ATGATCATG ATGTCTATAAACGTACCAAGTTTACTGTTGGCTCTGGTGGTCACAGTTAGTTTTAGGACTGTTGCCTGTTACAGTAATGGAAAAGTGACAGATGCTTGCAGGAGCATGGAACCAAATCACGGTCATCATTCAAGCACAAAACCCCACACCTATACAATAACGGTGGACAAGAGTATATTTAGTCCTGGGGATCAAGTGcaag TAACCCTGTCTGCTTCCAAATCTGGGACAACATATTTCAAGGGTTTTCTTATCGAAGCTCGTGATGCGGCAAATCTcgatggtggtgcagtgggatCGTTTACTCTTGTTAATATCACCAAGTCACAGCTATTGAAATGTGGCCACACGCAG GAGTCGGCGGTGAGTCACACAAGTGACAGCAAAAAGAGACAAATCCAAGTTACCTGGAACTCTCCGGAAAGTGTTCCACCCAGTATCCAATTTCT GGTGACGGTGGTTCATAAGTATGATGTTTACTGGGTGAGAATTCCTGGCCCTGTGGTGTCTCAGGCTGGAGTTACTCCAGGACCACACAACACTGCAACGACCACAGCACCCACTGTTCTGCCAAGACCA TTCAGCTCTGAGGGCTGTGGCACCAGGAAGTCCTGCCTGCGAGACCCTGTGGGTTGTGACCCAGAGCTGGAGCCCATCTGTTTCTTCCTCTCCTTCACCACAGTGGGGCAGAGCACACTGTTTGAGCTCAGCGGGACAGCCGATGGCTACATATCCTTTGCGCTCTCACTGGACAAATGGATG GGGAATGATgacatgtacctgtgtgtgcgagATGGTAACAGGGTGGACATTGATGCTGCCAATGTTGTAGGCCGAACCCATCCAGTGTTGGCGTCACAG AGCTTTCTAACTGACACTGCGTGGAGGCTATCAGATGGGGTCATCCAATGCAGCTTCCGAAGAGATGTTCACATCCCCCAGGACCTCACCAGATTCAGCCTGAACGAGAGCTACTAcctgttcctggcaaatgggagAGCTGAAAATG GTATGATCCACAGGCATGGCAGACAGCCTCTGATATCTACCTTTCAGACAGTCATTACTGGGGCTCCTCAGAATTTAAGTGGGTCACGTTCTCCTTTGCTCATGAAATTCCATG GTGCTTTCATGCTTATTGCCTGGATGACCACTGTCAACACGGGTATTATTATTGCGCGCTATTTCAAAGATGTTTGGCCTGATAGAGCCCTCTGTGGACTTGGGGGTTGGTTTCAG GTGCACCGAGCCTTGATGGTCCTGACCGTGCTGCTAACCTCTGTGGCGTTCACCTTACCCTTTATTTACAGAGGAGGCTGGAGTCAC AGTGCTGGAGCTCATCCTTATCTGGGCTGTACTGTCATGGCTCTTGCGGGGATACAGCCTGTGATGGCTGCCTTCAGACCCCCGCCAGGCTCTGCACG GAGGTACATATTCAATTGGATGCATTATTGTGCTGGTACGATTGCACAGATAATTGCTG TTGTTGCCATATTCCTGGGGATCCATCAGCAGGCTCTCCATCTTCCCGGGCCCTGGTCCACAGGTATCCTGGCGGGGTTTGTTGTCTGGGGCGTGGTAGCTGAGCTGATTCTGGAGTTTCACAGTAGATGCTCTTTCAAATGTG AAAGGAGCGACTCGGAAGATAAAGAAATACTGCTTGAATCCACACAATTAACCAGCAGTGAA GGTAGTGTATTTAAAAAAGTTGTGTTGGCGGTCTTCCTCTGCGGGAACGCTTCACTGCTGAGCGGTCTGCTGTACTCTATAAGCAGCGTCTGA
- the frrs1b gene encoding putative ferric-chelate reductase 1 isoform X4, whose product MIMMSINVPSLLLALVVTVSFRTVACYSNGKVTDACRSMEPNHGHHSSTKPHTYTITVDKSIFSPGDQVQVTLSASKSGTTYFKGFLIEARDAANLDGGAVGSFTLVNITKSQLLKCGHTQESAVSHTSDSKKRQIQVTWNSPESVPPSIQFLVTVVHKYDVYWVRIPGPVVSQAGVTPGPHNTATTTAPTVLPRPFSSEGCGTRKSCLRDPVGCDPELEPICFFLSFTTVGQSTLFELSGTADGYISFALSLDKWMGNDDMYLCVRDGNRVDIDAANVVGRTHPVLASQSFLTDTAWRLSDGVIQCSFRRDVHIPQDLTRFSLNESYYLFLANGRAENGMIHRHGRQPLISTFQTVITGAPQNLSGSRSPLLMKFHGAFMLIAWMTTVNTGIIIARYFKDVWPDRALCGLGGWFQVHRALMVLTVLLTSVAFTLPFIYRGGWSHSAGAHPYLGCTVMALAGIQPVMAAFRPPPGSARRYIFNWMHYCAGTIAQIIAVVAIFLGIHQQALHLPGPWSTERSDSEDKEILLESTQLTSSEGSVFKKVVLAVFLCGNASLLSGLLYSISSV is encoded by the exons ATGATCATG ATGTCTATAAACGTACCAAGTTTACTGTTGGCTCTGGTGGTCACAGTTAGTTTTAGGACTGTTGCCTGTTACAGTAATGGAAAAGTGACAGATGCTTGCAGGAGCATGGAACCAAATCACGGTCATCATTCAAGCACAAAACCCCACACCTATACAATAACGGTGGACAAGAGTATATTTAGTCCTGGGGATCAAGTGcaag TAACCCTGTCTGCTTCCAAATCTGGGACAACATATTTCAAGGGTTTTCTTATCGAAGCTCGTGATGCGGCAAATCTcgatggtggtgcagtgggatCGTTTACTCTTGTTAATATCACCAAGTCACAGCTATTGAAATGTGGCCACACGCAG GAGTCGGCGGTGAGTCACACAAGTGACAGCAAAAAGAGACAAATCCAAGTTACCTGGAACTCTCCGGAAAGTGTTCCACCCAGTATCCAATTTCT GGTGACGGTGGTTCATAAGTATGATGTTTACTGGGTGAGAATTCCTGGCCCTGTGGTGTCTCAGGCTGGAGTTACTCCAGGACCACACAACACTGCAACGACCACAGCACCCACTGTTCTGCCAAGACCA TTCAGCTCTGAGGGCTGTGGCACCAGGAAGTCCTGCCTGCGAGACCCTGTGGGTTGTGACCCAGAGCTGGAGCCCATCTGTTTCTTCCTCTCCTTCACCACAGTGGGGCAGAGCACACTGTTTGAGCTCAGCGGGACAGCCGATGGCTACATATCCTTTGCGCTCTCACTGGACAAATGGATG GGGAATGATgacatgtacctgtgtgtgcgagATGGTAACAGGGTGGACATTGATGCTGCCAATGTTGTAGGCCGAACCCATCCAGTGTTGGCGTCACAG AGCTTTCTAACTGACACTGCGTGGAGGCTATCAGATGGGGTCATCCAATGCAGCTTCCGAAGAGATGTTCACATCCCCCAGGACCTCACCAGATTCAGCCTGAACGAGAGCTACTAcctgttcctggcaaatgggagAGCTGAAAATG GTATGATCCACAGGCATGGCAGACAGCCTCTGATATCTACCTTTCAGACAGTCATTACTGGGGCTCCTCAGAATTTAAGTGGGTCACGTTCTCCTTTGCTCATGAAATTCCATG GTGCTTTCATGCTTATTGCCTGGATGACCACTGTCAACACGGGTATTATTATTGCGCGCTATTTCAAAGATGTTTGGCCTGATAGAGCCCTCTGTGGACTTGGGGGTTGGTTTCAG GTGCACCGAGCCTTGATGGTCCTGACCGTGCTGCTAACCTCTGTGGCGTTCACCTTACCCTTTATTTACAGAGGAGGCTGGAGTCAC AGTGCTGGAGCTCATCCTTATCTGGGCTGTACTGTCATGGCTCTTGCGGGGATACAGCCTGTGATGGCTGCCTTCAGACCCCCGCCAGGCTCTGCACG GAGGTACATATTCAATTGGATGCATTATTGTGCTGGTACGATTGCACAGATAATTGCTG TTGTTGCCATATTCCTGGGGATCCATCAGCAGGCTCTCCATCTTCCCGGGCCCTGGTCCACAG AAAGGAGCGACTCGGAAGATAAAGAAATACTGCTTGAATCCACACAATTAACCAGCAGTGAA GGTAGTGTATTTAAAAAAGTTGTGTTGGCGGTCTTCCTCTGCGGGAACGCTTCACTGCTGAGCGGTCTGCTGTACTCTATAAGCAGCGTCTGA
- the frrs1b gene encoding putative ferric-chelate reductase 1 isoform X2, which produces MKMSINVPSLLLALVVTVSFRTVACYSNGKVTDACRSMEPNHGHHSSTKPHTYTITVDKSIFSPGDQVQVTLSASKSGTTYFKGFLIEARDAANLDGGAVGSFTLVNITKSQLLKCGHTQESAVSHTSDSKKRQIQVTWNSPESVPPSIQFLVTVVHKYDVYWVRIPGPVVSQAGVTPGPHNTATTTAPTVLPRPFSSEGCGTRKSCLRDPVGCDPELEPICFFLSFTTVGQSTLFELSGTADGYISFALSLDKWMGNDDMYLCVRDGNRVDIDAANVVGRTHPVLASQSFLTDTAWRLSDGVIQCSFRRDVHIPQDLTRFSLNESYYLFLANGRAENGMIHRHGRQPLISTFQTVITGAPQNLSGSRSPLLMKFHGAFMLIAWMTTVNTGIIIARYFKDVWPDRALCGLGGWFQVHRALMVLTVLLTSVAFTLPFIYRGGWSHSAGAHPYLGCTVMALAGIQPVMAAFRPPPGSARRYIFNWMHYCAGTIAQIIAVVAIFLGIHQQALHLPGPWSTGILAGFVVWGVVAELILEFHSRCSFKCERSDSEDKEILLESTQLTSSEGSVFKKVVLAVFLCGNASLLSGLLYSISSV; this is translated from the exons ATGAAG ATGTCTATAAACGTACCAAGTTTACTGTTGGCTCTGGTGGTCACAGTTAGTTTTAGGACTGTTGCCTGTTACAGTAATGGAAAAGTGACAGATGCTTGCAGGAGCATGGAACCAAATCACGGTCATCATTCAAGCACAAAACCCCACACCTATACAATAACGGTGGACAAGAGTATATTTAGTCCTGGGGATCAAGTGcaag TAACCCTGTCTGCTTCCAAATCTGGGACAACATATTTCAAGGGTTTTCTTATCGAAGCTCGTGATGCGGCAAATCTcgatggtggtgcagtgggatCGTTTACTCTTGTTAATATCACCAAGTCACAGCTATTGAAATGTGGCCACACGCAG GAGTCGGCGGTGAGTCACACAAGTGACAGCAAAAAGAGACAAATCCAAGTTACCTGGAACTCTCCGGAAAGTGTTCCACCCAGTATCCAATTTCT GGTGACGGTGGTTCATAAGTATGATGTTTACTGGGTGAGAATTCCTGGCCCTGTGGTGTCTCAGGCTGGAGTTACTCCAGGACCACACAACACTGCAACGACCACAGCACCCACTGTTCTGCCAAGACCA TTCAGCTCTGAGGGCTGTGGCACCAGGAAGTCCTGCCTGCGAGACCCTGTGGGTTGTGACCCAGAGCTGGAGCCCATCTGTTTCTTCCTCTCCTTCACCACAGTGGGGCAGAGCACACTGTTTGAGCTCAGCGGGACAGCCGATGGCTACATATCCTTTGCGCTCTCACTGGACAAATGGATG GGGAATGATgacatgtacctgtgtgtgcgagATGGTAACAGGGTGGACATTGATGCTGCCAATGTTGTAGGCCGAACCCATCCAGTGTTGGCGTCACAG AGCTTTCTAACTGACACTGCGTGGAGGCTATCAGATGGGGTCATCCAATGCAGCTTCCGAAGAGATGTTCACATCCCCCAGGACCTCACCAGATTCAGCCTGAACGAGAGCTACTAcctgttcctggcaaatgggagAGCTGAAAATG GTATGATCCACAGGCATGGCAGACAGCCTCTGATATCTACCTTTCAGACAGTCATTACTGGGGCTCCTCAGAATTTAAGTGGGTCACGTTCTCCTTTGCTCATGAAATTCCATG GTGCTTTCATGCTTATTGCCTGGATGACCACTGTCAACACGGGTATTATTATTGCGCGCTATTTCAAAGATGTTTGGCCTGATAGAGCCCTCTGTGGACTTGGGGGTTGGTTTCAG GTGCACCGAGCCTTGATGGTCCTGACCGTGCTGCTAACCTCTGTGGCGTTCACCTTACCCTTTATTTACAGAGGAGGCTGGAGTCAC AGTGCTGGAGCTCATCCTTATCTGGGCTGTACTGTCATGGCTCTTGCGGGGATACAGCCTGTGATGGCTGCCTTCAGACCCCCGCCAGGCTCTGCACG GAGGTACATATTCAATTGGATGCATTATTGTGCTGGTACGATTGCACAGATAATTGCTG TTGTTGCCATATTCCTGGGGATCCATCAGCAGGCTCTCCATCTTCCCGGGCCCTGGTCCACAGGTATCCTGGCGGGGTTTGTTGTCTGGGGCGTGGTAGCTGAGCTGATTCTGGAGTTTCACAGTAGATGCTCTTTCAAATGTG AAAGGAGCGACTCGGAAGATAAAGAAATACTGCTTGAATCCACACAATTAACCAGCAGTGAA GGTAGTGTATTTAAAAAAGTTGTGTTGGCGGTCTTCCTCTGCGGGAACGCTTCACTGCTGAGCGGTCTGCTGTACTCTATAAGCAGCGTCTGA
- the frrs1b gene encoding putative ferric-chelate reductase 1 isoform X3: MSINVPSLLLALVVTVSFRTVACYSNGKVTDACRSMEPNHGHHSSTKPHTYTITVDKSIFSPGDQVQVTLSASKSGTTYFKGFLIEARDAANLDGGAVGSFTLVNITKSQLLKCGHTQESAVSHTSDSKKRQIQVTWNSPESVPPSIQFLVTVVHKYDVYWVRIPGPVVSQAGVTPGPHNTATTTAPTVLPRPFSSEGCGTRKSCLRDPVGCDPELEPICFFLSFTTVGQSTLFELSGTADGYISFALSLDKWMGNDDMYLCVRDGNRVDIDAANVVGRTHPVLASQSFLTDTAWRLSDGVIQCSFRRDVHIPQDLTRFSLNESYYLFLANGRAENGMIHRHGRQPLISTFQTVITGAPQNLSGSRSPLLMKFHGAFMLIAWMTTVNTGIIIARYFKDVWPDRALCGLGGWFQVHRALMVLTVLLTSVAFTLPFIYRGGWSHSAGAHPYLGCTVMALAGIQPVMAAFRPPPGSARRYIFNWMHYCAGTIAQIIAVVAIFLGIHQQALHLPGPWSTGILAGFVVWGVVAELILEFHSRCSFKCERSDSEDKEILLESTQLTSSEGSVFKKVVLAVFLCGNASLLSGLLYSISSV, from the exons ATGTCTATAAACGTACCAAGTTTACTGTTGGCTCTGGTGGTCACAGTTAGTTTTAGGACTGTTGCCTGTTACAGTAATGGAAAAGTGACAGATGCTTGCAGGAGCATGGAACCAAATCACGGTCATCATTCAAGCACAAAACCCCACACCTATACAATAACGGTGGACAAGAGTATATTTAGTCCTGGGGATCAAGTGcaag TAACCCTGTCTGCTTCCAAATCTGGGACAACATATTTCAAGGGTTTTCTTATCGAAGCTCGTGATGCGGCAAATCTcgatggtggtgcagtgggatCGTTTACTCTTGTTAATATCACCAAGTCACAGCTATTGAAATGTGGCCACACGCAG GAGTCGGCGGTGAGTCACACAAGTGACAGCAAAAAGAGACAAATCCAAGTTACCTGGAACTCTCCGGAAAGTGTTCCACCCAGTATCCAATTTCT GGTGACGGTGGTTCATAAGTATGATGTTTACTGGGTGAGAATTCCTGGCCCTGTGGTGTCTCAGGCTGGAGTTACTCCAGGACCACACAACACTGCAACGACCACAGCACCCACTGTTCTGCCAAGACCA TTCAGCTCTGAGGGCTGTGGCACCAGGAAGTCCTGCCTGCGAGACCCTGTGGGTTGTGACCCAGAGCTGGAGCCCATCTGTTTCTTCCTCTCCTTCACCACAGTGGGGCAGAGCACACTGTTTGAGCTCAGCGGGACAGCCGATGGCTACATATCCTTTGCGCTCTCACTGGACAAATGGATG GGGAATGATgacatgtacctgtgtgtgcgagATGGTAACAGGGTGGACATTGATGCTGCCAATGTTGTAGGCCGAACCCATCCAGTGTTGGCGTCACAG AGCTTTCTAACTGACACTGCGTGGAGGCTATCAGATGGGGTCATCCAATGCAGCTTCCGAAGAGATGTTCACATCCCCCAGGACCTCACCAGATTCAGCCTGAACGAGAGCTACTAcctgttcctggcaaatgggagAGCTGAAAATG GTATGATCCACAGGCATGGCAGACAGCCTCTGATATCTACCTTTCAGACAGTCATTACTGGGGCTCCTCAGAATTTAAGTGGGTCACGTTCTCCTTTGCTCATGAAATTCCATG GTGCTTTCATGCTTATTGCCTGGATGACCACTGTCAACACGGGTATTATTATTGCGCGCTATTTCAAAGATGTTTGGCCTGATAGAGCCCTCTGTGGACTTGGGGGTTGGTTTCAG GTGCACCGAGCCTTGATGGTCCTGACCGTGCTGCTAACCTCTGTGGCGTTCACCTTACCCTTTATTTACAGAGGAGGCTGGAGTCAC AGTGCTGGAGCTCATCCTTATCTGGGCTGTACTGTCATGGCTCTTGCGGGGATACAGCCTGTGATGGCTGCCTTCAGACCCCCGCCAGGCTCTGCACG GAGGTACATATTCAATTGGATGCATTATTGTGCTGGTACGATTGCACAGATAATTGCTG TTGTTGCCATATTCCTGGGGATCCATCAGCAGGCTCTCCATCTTCCCGGGCCCTGGTCCACAGGTATCCTGGCGGGGTTTGTTGTCTGGGGCGTGGTAGCTGAGCTGATTCTGGAGTTTCACAGTAGATGCTCTTTCAAATGTG AAAGGAGCGACTCGGAAGATAAAGAAATACTGCTTGAATCCACACAATTAACCAGCAGTGAA GGTAGTGTATTTAAAAAAGTTGTGTTGGCGGTCTTCCTCTGCGGGAACGCTTCACTGCTGAGCGGTCTGCTGTACTCTATAAGCAGCGTCTGA
- the palmdb gene encoding uncharacterized protein palmdb isoform X2 produces the protein MEAMEEVTMETSQLSEMATVIEYKRDSVEKGIVENKGLIGEADFSDSVEMNVMDDILDDLPEGTTGTDEHNTLSNGDETENHFHKEAATLETGPDNLDRTESITSSISDTPSSTGSVYENDMAHKRQDLPNEEIPDNAVYTKDDAEDNCVYERAEPEPQDLILENIDQTEIQGSILEQFNREDASSDISSESCLELEDNLNSCLRVEIAAASSDSETDEKWRTIFSSSINREDDDDYDFFLGNSLEQSARDLFIQKSDMKDESPVKIERRVEAEIPVGEEVLVEPEHLTDNDSEMQEDLYDAIPIHEFSKFSEDKDELCQVSKDNMQPIHSEKVDPKKKVPNDYCVIQETKSENVSTEHVDFRIARKQWLKMEEQTKCQIQQPAGKQGTCQGGHSFMYTPVRNIGKPKKDHEFESLGLREYTQFSPCSEDSGLDDSSYRSPFDDPETPIEREIRLAMEREESLRRERGMVKPPNANECTQDVCPAILLPGKFDKRLCQDVEEKRKVFETPDSCRMPKSPSVKTPSFIITSSPTKGPLYHDVAANNIIILEPDNCPTSPRKGPKDGGALSPVANKSNEWPKETSNLLILETSNLIIRSASELCLNTVGQETQQSTFLNNPFFKLRSRSTQSLVDQEIQMVRQREEELQKERASLYSKENYSTVLVSPNLLDNFDNSEFPVRCKSSPSSPMKTAHKMDRSTLSCETRFPENFPGGRRKSAMALRWEAGMFTNNE, from the exons ATGGAGGCAATGGAGGAGGTAACCATGGAGACCAGCCAGCTATCTGAAATGGCCACAGTAATTGAATATAAAAGGGATTCTGTGGAGAAAGGTATTGTTGAAAATAAGGGCTTGATTGGAGAAGCTGATTTCTCAGATTCAGTAGAAATGAATGTGATGGATGACATTTTGGATGACTTACCAGAAGGAACAACTGGAACTGATGAACACAATACATTATCAAATGGGGACGAGACAGAGAATCATTTTCATAAAGAGGCTGCTACCTTAGAGACAGGACCAGACAATCTCGACCGAACGGAATCCATCACCTCCTCCATTTCTGATACACCTTCTAGCACAGGAAGCGTTTATGAAAATGATATGGCTCACAAGAGACAAGACCTTCCCAATGAGGAGATACCTGATAATGCCGTGTACACCAAAGATGATGCTGAAGACAACTGTGTCTATGAGAGAGCTGAACCTGAACCACAGGATCTCATTCTGGAAAATATCGACCAAACTGAAATACAAGGGTCCATCTTAGAGCAGTTTAACAGAGAGGATGCCTCCTCCGACATCTCCTCAGAATCATGCCTCGAGCTGGAAGACAACCTGAACAGCTGCTTGCGTGTTGAAATCGCTGCCGCTTCCTCCGACAGCGAGACCGATGAGAAATGGAGGACGATATTCTCCTCCTCTATTAATAGAGAAGACGACGACGATTACGATTTCTTTTTGGGCAACAGTCTCGAGCAGAGCGCCCGGGACCTTTTCATTCAAAAAAGTGACATGAAAGATGAGAGTCCCGTGAAAATTGAACGAAGAGTTGAGGCGGAAATCCCGGTAGGAGAAGAAGTCCTAGTAGAACCGGAGCACCTAACAGACAATGACTCAGAGATGCAGGAAGACCTCTATGATGCCATTCCCATTCATGAGTTTTCAAAATTCTCTGAGGACAAGGATGAGCTCTGTCAGGTCTCAAAAGACAACATGCAGCCAATTCACTCGGAGAAGGTCGACCCAAAAAAGAAGGTCCCCAATGACTACTGTGTGATTCAAGAAACAAAGAGCGAAAATGTCAGCACAGAGCACGTGGACTTCCGAATTGCCCGGAAACAGTGGCTGAAGATGGAGGAACAGACAAAATGCCAGATACAACAGCCGGCTGGCAAACAGGGCACATGTCAGGGCGGCCACAGCTTCATGTACACCCCGGTGCGAAACATCGGCAAGCCTAAGAAGGATCACGAATTCGAGAGTTTAGGCCTAAGGGAGTACACACAGTTCAGCCCATGTTCCGAGGACTCTGGCCTGGATGATTCCAGCTACAGGTCTCCTTTTGATGACCCAGAGACACCTATCGAAAGGGAAATCCGTCTGGCGATGGAACGGGAGGAGAGTCTCAggcgggagagggggatggtTAAACCACCAAATGCTAATGAATGCACGCAGGATGTCTGCCCCGCCATTCTTCTTCCAGGTAAATTTGATAAAAGGCTGTGCCAAGAtgtggaggagaagagaaaggTGTTTGAGACCCCGGACAGCTGCAGAATGCCAAAGTCTCCGAGTGTTAAGACACCATCCTTCATCATTACATCTTCGCCAACCAAAGGCCCGTTATACCATGATGTGGCAGCCAATAATATCATCATCCTGGAGCCCGATAACTGCCCAACCAGCCCCAGGAAAGGCCCCAAAGATGGTGGTGCTCTTTCCCCAGTGGCAAATAAATCCAACGAGTGGCCTAAAGAGACATCCAACCTCCTCATACTAGAGACATCCAACCTGATCATCCGCAGCGCATCTGAGCTCTGCTTGAACACTGTTGGGCAAGAGACCCAGCAGAGCACGTTCCTCAACAACCCCTTCTTCAAACTGCGGTCCAGAAGCACCCAGTCTCTGGTTGACCAGGAGATACAAATGGTCAGACAAAGAGAGGAAGAGCTGCAAAAGGAAAGGGCAAGTCTTTATTCAAAAGAAAACTACAGCACAGTCCTGGTGTCTCCAAATCTACTTGACAACTTTGACAATTCAG AATTCCCAGTGAGATGCAAGtcttcaccatcatcaccaaTGAAAACTGCTCACAAGATGGATCGCTCCACACTCTCCTGTGAAACAAGG TTTCCCGAAAATTTCCCCGGAGGACGCCGCAAGAGTGCTATGGCCTTGCGCTGGGAGGCGGGTATGTTTACAAATAACGAGTGA